A single genomic interval of Nostoc commune NIES-4072 harbors:
- a CDS encoding prephenate/arogenate dehydrogenase produces MNIGILGLGLIGGSLGFDLRSQGHHILGVSRRESTCQKAVALGSVDQASVDLSLLAAAEVVFICTPLGLIVPQFKEMIAHLSASCVVTDVGSAKAQIVKAISPLWDNFIGGHPMAGRTDSGIEAAQRDLFVDKPYVLTPITTTKTSAITVVEEIVRSLGSKIYYCQPEQHDRAVSWISHLPVMVSSSLIAACLSETDPDVLELAQKLASSGFRDTSRVGGGNPELGVMMARYNRQALLRSLQQYRHNLDELTNLIEQENWAALEQKLKSTGKARPNFVD; encoded by the coding sequence ATGAATATTGGGATTTTAGGACTGGGACTGATCGGCGGATCTTTGGGTTTTGATTTGCGATCGCAAGGACATCATATCTTAGGAGTCAGTCGCCGTGAATCCACTTGTCAAAAGGCAGTTGCTCTTGGCAGTGTTGATCAAGCATCTGTTGATCTGAGCCTATTGGCAGCCGCAGAGGTTGTATTTATTTGTACACCTCTAGGGCTTATTGTGCCCCAATTTAAGGAAATGATCGCTCATTTGTCTGCTTCTTGCGTTGTAACTGATGTGGGTTCAGCGAAAGCACAGATAGTCAAGGCGATTTCTCCCCTTTGGGATAATTTTATCGGCGGTCATCCAATGGCGGGAAGGACAGATAGTGGTATAGAAGCTGCACAACGAGATTTATTTGTTGATAAACCTTATGTACTAACACCGATAACTACAACTAAAACTAGTGCGATTACAGTTGTAGAGGAAATTGTGCGATCGCTTGGGTCTAAAATCTACTATTGTCAGCCTGAGCAACATGACCGCGCTGTTAGTTGGATTTCTCATTTACCTGTAATGGTCAGTTCCTCTTTGATTGCTGCTTGTTTGAGTGAAACTGACCCTGATGTTTTGGAATTAGCCCAAAAGTTAGCTAGTTCTGGTTTTCGGGATACCAGCCGTGTGGGTGGTGGGAATCCAGAGTTGGGTGTGATGATGGCCCGGTATAATCGTCAGGCATTGCTGCGATCGCTGCAACAGTATCGTCACAATCTCGATGAGTTAACTAATTTAATTGAGCAAGAAAATTGGGCAGCTTTAGAGCAAAAGTTGAAATCAACAGGAAAGGCACGACCTAATTTTGTTGATTAG
- a CDS encoding pentapeptide repeat-containing protein: MTVEELLEQYAAGVLNFNGVDLAEANLSGAKLSGVNLSDANLSIVNLSGANLSEANLSNTKLNVARLSGANLCSAILNNASLNVTNLIRADLARAQLKGTSLIRAELIRADLSRADLLEANLTSADLREATLRLANLRYANLSEAILKGASMTGANLEMANLNASDLSRCDISGANLRDAELRQANLRHANLSGSDLSGANLRWADLSGANLRWADLSGAKLSGATLIGADLSNANLTNTIFIHADLTQAKLIRAEWIGADLTGSTLTGAKLYATSRFGLKTEGMICEWVDLSPVGDRSIIQNFHSQESREFFNETPPTIRIIVDAAIEHEANFALAGAYYQIAQEYRALKQPPSMESGPRRTVFTFHVDSDEALFPTAYIAILPFLDAVSTQKNISRMVEMINNEIIANQNLKSLKSPHIVKELNILLEQAMSQATTIKQMKKNLEVAAKLNFCKAPTQTILTNSSAQTLIAHDNPQFGKRFINRSALNASAYDYISSEATKYILPSLNMVIDFVKGFHYIGH; encoded by the coding sequence ATGACTGTAGAGGAATTACTGGAACAATACGCGGCAGGAGTCTTAAACTTTAATGGTGTTGACCTCGCGGAAGCTAACCTGAGTGGGGCAAAACTCAGTGGCGTAAATCTTAGCGATGCTAATTTGAGTATAGTCAACCTGAGCGGCGCGAATCTGAGTGAAGCTAACTTGAGTAATACTAAGCTGAATGTAGCAAGACTCAGTGGCGCAAATTTATGTAGCGCCATCTTGAATAACGCCAGTCTCAACGTCACTAATTTGATTCGAGCGGATCTGGCCCGCGCTCAACTTAAAGGAACCTCATTGATCCGCGCCGAGTTAATTCGTGCTGATCTTAGCCGCGCCGATCTGTTGGAGGCTAATCTCACTAGTGCCGATCTGCGAGAGGCGACACTCCGCCTAGCTAATCTCCGTTACGCTAACTTGAGTGAAGCCATATTGAAAGGCGCTTCCATGACGGGAGCCAACTTGGAGATGGCTAACTTAAATGCCAGTGACCTCAGTCGTTGTGACATTAGCGGCGCAAATTTGCGAGATGCTGAACTCAGACAAGCAAATCTTAGACATGCTAACTTGAGCGGATCAGATTTGAGCGGGGCGAACCTCCGGTGGGCAGATTTAAGCGGTGCAAATCTCCGGTGGGCAGATTTGAGCGGTGCAAAATTAAGCGGGGCTACTTTAATTGGCGCAGATTTAAGCAATGCCAATTTAACAAATACAATTTTCATCCACGCCGATTTAACTCAGGCAAAATTAATCAGGGCGGAATGGATTGGTGCTGACTTAACAGGATCAACTTTAACTGGGGCAAAGCTTTATGCCACCTCTAGGTTTGGTTTAAAAACCGAAGGCATGATTTGTGAATGGGTTGATCTTAGCCCGGTAGGCGATCGCTCTATTATCCAAAACTTCCATTCCCAAGAGTCACGAGAATTTTTTAACGAGACACCGCCAACAATCCGAATTATTGTTGATGCAGCCATAGAACACGAAGCCAATTTTGCTCTTGCTGGCGCTTATTATCAAATTGCTCAGGAATACCGGGCGCTGAAACAACCCCCAAGCATGGAAAGTGGGCCCCGTCGAACTGTTTTTACATTTCATGTAGATAGCGACGAAGCATTATTTCCGACTGCTTACATTGCGATTCTTCCCTTTCTAGATGCGGTATCTACCCAAAAGAATATTTCCAGGATGGTAGAAATGATTAACAATGAAATTATTGCGAACCAAAATTTAAAATCGCTAAAATCACCCCATATCGTTAAAGAATTAAATATTCTTCTAGAGCAAGCGATGAGTCAGGCTACAACAATTAAACAGATGAAAAAAAATCTCGAAGTAGCTGCAAAGTTAAATTTTTGTAAAGCACCAACCCAAACAATTTTAACAAATTCCAGCGCCCAGACTTTGATTGCTCATGACAATCCCCAGTTTGGCAAAAGATTTATTAATCGCTCTGCTCTGAATGCTTCAGCTTATGATTATATATCCAGTGAAGCAACAAAATATATATTGCCTTCGTTAAATATGGTTATAGATTTTGTCAAAGGATTTCACTATATTGGTCATTAG
- a CDS encoding DUF1517 domain-containing protein — protein MRDTFNRMIGRTRYVVLRLFLHLGGGEVAPILGVLNSAGRDAIDADGDLEVLGEGLVEISQTLLQYDEYWLSAANEGDVFFDEGEAGDYVNELFTDSAQRYLSEPSYNSDRSNEPLSIPVTQNVIVMITAAYEGEVPELETDLSNVQALKEGLKALINLHYKHKFKAIQVHFSPAQLGDELTSDQLLQYYPELIPL, from the coding sequence ATGCGCGATACCTTTAATAGAATGATCGGTCGAACTCGCTATGTAGTCTTGCGCCTATTTCTGCACTTAGGGGGAGGCGAGGTAGCACCAATTTTGGGAGTATTAAATAGTGCTGGACGAGATGCGATCGATGCCGATGGCGATTTAGAAGTTTTGGGAGAAGGATTGGTAGAAATTAGCCAAACCCTACTGCAATACGATGAATATTGGCTGTCTGCTGCTAACGAAGGTGACGTATTTTTTGATGAAGGCGAGGCAGGAGATTACGTGAATGAATTATTTACTGACTCTGCCCAAAGATATCTCAGTGAACCAAGTTACAATTCTGATAGATCGAATGAACCTTTATCTATACCTGTAACCCAGAATGTCATTGTGATGATTACAGCAGCTTATGAAGGAGAAGTACCAGAGTTGGAAACTGATCTCTCTAACGTTCAAGCACTCAAGGAAGGCTTGAAAGCATTGATAAATTTGCATTATAAACATAAATTCAAAGCAATCCAAGTACATTTCTCGCCAGCACAGTTAGGCGATGAACTCACTAGCGACCAACTGTTGCAATATTACCCAGAATTGATTCCTTTATAA
- a CDS encoding amino acid transporter — protein MAKSIVSTNRLGSQLIQWLLEEHRSEKEGPYRKEEPHRQHPWWQVMCLTGVDYFSTLGYQPGIAALAAGALSPVATLILVLLTLFGALPIYRRIAAESPHGEGSIAMLERLLPWWQGKLLVLCLLGFVATDFIITITLSAADATAHIIENPLTPHWLHDQTIAITLILVALLGAVFLRGFREAIGIAVFLVGVYLLLNFIIVSFGVYQILTHPNAIVNWQTALFARHSNPLILVGIALLIFPKLALGLSGFETGVTVMPLVKGSNKNTPHHSKGRIRNTRKLLTSAALIMSFFLLTTSFITTLLIPTAEFASGGKANGRALAYLAHLHLGDGFGTIYDLSTISILWFAGASAMAGLLNIVPRYLPRYGMAPNWARVTRPLVLVYTAIAFVVTIIFRANVEAQGGAYATGVLVLITSAAFAVTLSAHRHRQKRARLVFAIITLLFLYTTVVNIIERPEGIRIAGFFIGAIIFTSLVSRVWRSTELRAERIEVDELAGQFIAEESQRAIRLIANRFNTGDALEYFMKEKEVREDNHIPPNDPILFLEIQVSDASEFADVIKVRGVQVGDYRILRAESAAVPNAIAALLLYIRDQTGKIPHAYFGWVEGNPIQYLLRFILFGEGDIAVVTREVLRRAEKDPHKRPGVHVGG, from the coding sequence ATGGCTAAATCAATTGTTTCAACAAACCGACTCGGTAGCCAGTTAATCCAGTGGTTGCTTGAAGAACATCGATCAGAGAAAGAAGGGCCTTACCGCAAGGAAGAACCACATCGCCAGCATCCTTGGTGGCAGGTGATGTGCTTAACTGGTGTAGATTATTTCTCGACCCTTGGCTACCAACCTGGGATTGCAGCACTGGCTGCTGGCGCTCTTTCTCCTGTAGCTACCCTAATTCTAGTTTTGCTGACGCTCTTTGGAGCATTGCCAATCTATCGGCGCATTGCTGCCGAAAGCCCTCATGGTGAAGGGTCGATCGCAATGTTAGAGCGTTTGCTCCCTTGGTGGCAAGGCAAATTACTTGTGCTATGCTTACTGGGCTTTGTAGCAACTGACTTTATTATTACCATTACCTTGTCAGCTGCTGATGCCACAGCCCATATCATCGAAAATCCGCTTACGCCACATTGGCTTCACGATCAGACGATCGCAATTACCCTGATATTAGTTGCATTACTAGGCGCAGTTTTCTTGAGAGGTTTCCGAGAAGCGATAGGTATTGCAGTCTTTTTAGTGGGAGTTTATCTGCTGTTAAACTTCATTATCGTTAGCTTCGGTGTGTATCAAATTTTAACTCACCCAAATGCGATCGTTAACTGGCAGACTGCACTTTTTGCCCGTCATTCCAACCCTTTAATACTAGTCGGCATAGCTCTCCTCATATTCCCCAAGCTAGCACTGGGATTATCAGGCTTTGAGACTGGCGTAACCGTTATGCCCCTGGTAAAAGGTAGCAACAAGAACACTCCGCACCATTCCAAAGGTCGGATTCGGAATACACGCAAGTTGCTCACCAGTGCTGCTCTGATTATGAGCTTCTTTTTGCTTACCACCAGCTTTATAACCACTTTACTGATTCCAACCGCAGAATTTGCATCTGGGGGCAAAGCTAATGGACGGGCCCTAGCATACCTAGCACATCTACATTTAGGCGATGGCTTTGGCACAATTTACGATTTAAGTACTATTTCGATTTTGTGGTTTGCAGGTGCATCTGCAATGGCAGGATTGCTGAATATTGTACCTCGCTACCTACCACGCTATGGCATGGCACCCAATTGGGCACGAGTAACGCGACCTTTGGTGTTAGTCTACACAGCGATCGCTTTTGTTGTCACAATTATCTTTAGAGCAAATGTGGAAGCCCAAGGTGGGGCTTATGCAACTGGTGTGCTTGTGTTAATTACCTCAGCCGCCTTTGCCGTAACCTTATCAGCCCACCGTCACAGACAGAAGCGGGCAAGACTGGTATTTGCAATTATCACACTGTTATTTTTATACACCACTGTTGTTAATATCATCGAAAGACCAGAAGGCATTAGGATTGCTGGTTTTTTCATCGGTGCGATCATTTTTACCTCGCTGGTTTCTCGTGTTTGGCGCTCAACAGAACTACGAGCAGAGCGAATCGAAGTTGACGAACTAGCTGGTCAATTCATTGCCGAAGAGAGCCAGAGAGCAATACGCTTAATTGCTAATAGGTTCAATACGGGTGATGCCCTAGAGTATTTTATGAAAGAGAAAGAAGTGCGCGAGGATAACCATATTCCACCCAACGATCCAATTCTCTTTTTAGAAATTCAGGTTTCAGATGCTTCAGAATTTGCGGATGTGATCAAAGTAAGAGGAGTGCAAGTTGGTGATTACCGCATCCTCCGGGCTGAGAGTGCAGCAGTACCTAATGCGATCGCGGCTTTACTGCTCTATATTCGTGATCAAACAGGTAAAATTCCCCATGCTTACTTCGGCTGGGTTGAGGGCAACCCCATACAATATTTACTGCGTTTTATCTTGTTTGGGGAAGGTGATATTGCTGTAGTCACCCGTGAAGTACTCCGTCGAGCTGAAAAAGATCCCCATAAACGTCCTGGCGTTCATGTCGGCGGTTAA
- a CDS encoding helix-turn-helix domain-containing protein: MKTKPFKELRKKMTPEQLSESEMQANLALLKLTLSELRESLGHTQSDVAKNMGVVQSALSKIEHQDDIQISTLSRYIKSLGGSLTIIARFPEQEVVISQFD; this comes from the coding sequence ATGAAAACGAAGCCATTTAAAGAACTTCGCAAAAAAATGACTCCTGAACAACTTTCAGAAAGTGAAATGCAAGCAAACCTTGCATTACTCAAGTTGACACTTTCCGAGCTTCGAGAATCCCTTGGACATACTCAAAGCGATGTTGCGAAGAATATGGGAGTGGTACAATCGGCGCTTTCAAAAATTGAGCATCAGGATGATATTCAAATATCTACGCTCTCTCGATACATTAAATCTCTTGGTGGAAGTCTGACAATAATTGCTCGTTTTCCTGAACAAGAAGTTGTGATTTCTCAGTTCGATTGA
- a CDS encoding type II toxin-antitoxin system RelE/ParE family toxin: MSWEVEFTNEFEMWWVELDDSTQVAIDAAVRLLEARGPELPFPYSSKINGSRHSHMRELRVQHRGEPYRILYAFDPRRVAILLLGGNKGGDDRWYEENVPKADTLYDEHLEELKTEGFL, from the coding sequence ATGTCGTGGGAGGTAGAGTTTACAAACGAGTTTGAAATGTGGTGGGTTGAGTTAGACGACAGCACCCAAGTTGCTATTGATGCAGCAGTAAGACTACTTGAGGCGCGGGGGCCAGAACTTCCTTTTCCCTACAGTTCAAAAATAAACGGCTCACGTCATTCCCACATGAGAGAGTTGAGGGTACAGCACAGAGGAGAACCTTATCGAATCCTTTATGCATTTGATCCCAGGAGAGTCGCCATTCTTCTTCTTGGAGGAAACAAGGGAGGGGACGATCGCTGGTATGAGGAGAATGTGCCAAAAGCAGATACATTGTATGACGAACATTTAGAGGAGTTAAAAACAGAAGGATTCCTATGA
- a CDS encoding Uma2 family endonuclease yields MTYICPKSLTFENFLSQYRDNPRYELADGELIDMEPTGPHETVSGKLATQVGIYLVAEQLPWFIPRTCLIYPFADTATARRPDVVVLDETVLDREPLWEQEPVITLGRSIKLVVEVVSTNWETDYARKVEEYALLGIPEYWIVDYRGLGGVAFIGKPKQPTFTICQLVEDTYTQQQYRLNELINSPLLPRLQLRLDGILPR; encoded by the coding sequence TTCTTTCCCAATATCGAGACAATCCCCGCTATGAATTAGCAGACGGAGAACTAATTGATATGGAACCCACTGGGCCACACGAAACGGTAAGTGGCAAACTTGCAACCCAAGTTGGGATCTACCTTGTTGCAGAACAACTTCCCTGGTTTATTCCTCGCACTTGTTTAATTTATCCTTTTGCTGATACAGCTACAGCTCGTCGTCCTGATGTTGTAGTTCTTGATGAAACCGTTCTTGACCGTGAACCACTTTGGGAGCAAGAACCCGTAATTACTCTTGGACGCTCGATTAAATTGGTGGTGGAAGTCGTTAGTACCAACTGGGAAACCGACTATGCACGGAAAGTTGAAGAATATGCACTTTTAGGCATTCCTGAATATTGGATTGTAGATTATCGGGGATTGGGCGGTGTAGCATTTATTGGTAAACCTAAACAACCTACATTCACTATTTGTCAATTAGTTGAAGACACTTATACTCAACAACAGTACCGACTCAATGAATTAATTAATTCGCCACTTTTGCCGCGTCTTCAACTTCGCTTAGATGGCATTCTGCCTCGTTAA